The Triplophysa rosa linkage group LG15, Trosa_1v2, whole genome shotgun sequence genomic sequence CAACATAAACTTACTATATATCAACCACAACAATATTCTGAAGTAATGTATGGAGTAATAGTTTGGAGACTTTGAAAATGTTATTCGCAAATTTCTCAGTCCAGCATTTTTACAGTAagtgattaaatgtaaattggTGGTACTAATTTAATAGcttctttaatattttattctaaTCAAGACTTTTATGTCACATACACACTAGGAGACACACACAGGTGATGGTTGACATAGTGATAGTAACTAAATCATCataacaaaaacacatgaaTGCCAACAGTTGGGCGTAAGCTACGTTCATAATTAAAGAAATATTAGTCTAAAATGGCATACTCTAAAATACCACATGGCTTTCTTGTTTCACCAAGATTCcttgaaacaaaaaaatctgaaaatatcaGAAGGCCTGTACAGTTTTTACTACAGTACAGTGGTTCATTGCTGTTTACTATGATTTACAACAGTAATTCGGAGGAAGATGGCATTTATAACATAGATGGAGAGGcattaaaaacagcattttattgGACAAAAATTGGCCCAAAATCCTATTATTCTCCACGTTTAGTGTGGAATCAAAAAGCAGACATATTGCAGTATTTTACTTGTTTCTCTTTTAATCTCTATTGGTTTAATTCTGCTTAGTTTGGATTAAGATGAGAAACAATTGAGTGTGTGTTGATGGCATCCCTTCTTACAAACTTCTTCTGAATAGTGTAACTTTTTGCTTTTTGATGTAATTCAAATCGCATTATCAGCAAGATCACAATACTACCCCTGATGTATACATCACATTTTTTAGTCAACTGTTGGAAGACCACTAGCATACACATGGTCCATACATTTACCAAAAACCAAAATGATGGCAGCAAAGAGGGTCATTTATACTCACCATTGACTCCATTGGGGATACTCCTGTGAAGATGTGGAGTGGACAGATCGTCCATCGATCGTCTTATGGTGCCGATCTTGTTCTCTACGGCCTTATGCATATGGTTATGATGATGGTCTGGGCTGCCAGCGCTCCCACCGCTGGAGGTACTGCTCCCATCACCAACATCTCGTACATTTCCAGAACCACCATTCAGGTTGCTGAGGCTGGACTGACTGTCTATAGAGCTTCTAGATCCAGCTCCATTTCTATCTTCATCCAACATGAGTATGATCTCCTTCAGTTCCGCATTCTCCCGCAAAACGCTCTCCTGGTTGACCTCCAGCTCCTTAAGTTTCAGCTGATAGACGCTCACCTCCTTCCACACAGCGCTCGCTGTATACCTCCCAAACCTCTGCCATTCCCGTGACAGCTTCTTACCTTTCTGCCTATCGTCGTCCAGAAAGCAGCACAGTTCCCTGATCTCCTGGTTGTCGTCCTGCAGTTTCTGGTTGATCTCCTTTAAGTTACGAATCTCGTGGAGGTGCACCTGCAGTCTACGGTTGATGTCCTTCATCATGTTCCCGTGTTCCAGCATCAGGTTCATCTTCTCGCCGTCGACCCGTCTCAGTCTCTTGATCAAGTCCTCTTTGCTCCATCTTAGCAGATCATCATCAGAGATCTTGCTTAGGTCATCATTAGGACAATGCTTTGCCATCATGATTCTTTCTCAAGGAGAGACAGCTTCACAGTGAAATGTTCAACACTGATCTATCATGGTGCAGTGTTTCGATAGCACTGAattaaaaacgtttttgtaAAAATCGAAGCATTagagtattattattattagattaTGATAAGGAATCTCTCTGAGAAAATGAAAGGCTAGAAACGAACTGATTTGTATTCcggacaaatgttttcaaatcaACAGCTTTATAAAAACGCCTCACTTACCATTACCTTGGCAATTGTACGTGCATATTTTATAAATACGAAAATATACGCAATATATAAATCCAGGGTCATCGTTTTAAACGAACATTTTCGCAGAAGCAGAAACCCTCGAGACAAACGCgtgatcgtacaggtttcaggagcaatattaaaataaaactatacaacgtgtatatttaaaaacagaaacgCATTCATTTTAACCGGCAGGGGACCCTCAGGACGATTTTAAGCGGTTGTTATGAATCCTCTCGTGTAAATGCACACATGCTCTTCCTCTGGACTGGTGTGAAATAATCCGAGCGCGAGCGGACTCGAGCAGGtacagagagagatgagagtCAGAACAGCAGGCGCAGCCTTCTTAAAGACACAGAGTCCGCATTCTTCAATTCTTCAATATGGGGAACATTTTGTCCCATTGCAtgattaaaacaaatgttttgtataatatttttttaaacaataaaaggaTAAAGTAGTTTAATACCAAACGTTTATGTTTGGTTAAAATTAGATTTTACAATTATACTCgaacttttgaaaaaaaaatcagtaaCAAATaactaaatcaaattaaatcttaaaaataaaaaacaaagaaagaaaataaaaagcttTTTGTTGATAATGTTGCATATCCAATGCATCATTAAATTATAAGGATAATCAGTTCGTTTAAAGAAGTGTTATTGCTAAAACTCAGTCTGACCATAATTACCATTGCCCTTTAGCCTATCCGCCTAACTCTAAAGACATTTTGTCGGACATTGCCCTCTGCTGGACACAACATATTTTTTCACTCTAGTCATTATTGTTCGTTACGTTGCCACATAGAGTAAGAAAATCGACAAAcaattcaaaaacatttttgtacattatttTTGGTGGGTAAATGTATATTATGAGAAAGAAACCCGTTTTCTAACAGTTACTTGTGAGAGTTAAGACctataaatgacattttaaacaaaacaaaaaaaaatcgcTGTCGCGAATAAAATGGGAGTCTTAACTATTGTATGTGCACAGCCAAAACGTAAAGACATGTTAAAATCATAAATGTTGTATGATCTATATGTTATATACCATACTTTCCCTTAAGCTTATAGTTGGCTCcatagctcagtggttagagcactGGTCTTGTAAACCAGGGGTCGCGAGTTCGATCCTCGCTGGGGCCTACGCGAAAGATTTTCGATTTCTCAGTTTGATAATAAGCACAAAATTTTACATTCAAttggttatttatttttaaaagtgtttttttactaCTACGTCCATATGTGGAtttaatacagcatttattctaTCAAATGAAAAGTATCATCATTGACAAAATCACTTAAGACATATTAAAAGCTCTCTCATTAAAATCTGTCTGCTAAAtcgataaatgtaaatgaataaattttaATGTGCATGCAATATAATCATAAAGAAAAACTATTGTATTGTCTCATTTCTGTATATTAACATTCAAAATGGCATGTAGAGTTGTTAAAACTTCATGCAGGTTAATCGTTCTTACAGATAGTTAGATTGCTAAATACACAGGAAGTCCTGGGCATAGGACAGAGGTGGGCAAAACGTACGAacatttaggattttatttgatacaatataaaaatgaaacagaTTGCACAAGTAATGGATATGAAATCAGAGTTGTTTCTTACTATGAcatcttttttataaattatacatctggtttcacatttttaaatataagtgTAAAAAAGTGTATAAAAGGAACTGCATCTGTAGTACAGTAGTTATTGTCAGTTTGGAATAGATCAGACTTCATTTGTCACGTACATCCCTGATGAAAATTAGCCATGGTTTTAAAATAGTAAGAATGTAGTAATCCTGTTTGATTCATTTCTATGTGTATGACCTCAGTAAATATAATGTTTAAACTATGGTTGCGATAGTGAAATAATGGTACATTTGTTGTTACTATATGGTTTTCCATGGATAATGTCTATAAGAGAAAGATGTGGTAGTTATATTTAAAGCTACGCTGTAatttaagtgcaataaaactaaTATTCAGCAGATTTAGGTCCTCCAAAAAAGCCCGGTTTTATCCTGTGGCCCCCTGGGGAAATTAATTGATCACCATAGGCCTAGAATATAATCTATGTGCTATGTTTAATGGTACAGATAACTCCACTTTGGGGCCGCAGAGTTCCTGTGTCTTTAATGTCGAAAGACTGTCCAGGAACCAGACTGAACTCAAACCTCTGAAGCAGTTTGGCGAGCACAACTTTCGCCTCCATCTGAAACACAACAGATGACCATTACACAGATCTGAACGTCTGCAAATTGTATAATTGAGAACAAAGTTCAATTGTGAGCGTTTGCGTTTTATCACCTGTGAGAAGCCCTGCCCCAGACAAGAACGCGGTCCAAGTGCAAATGGGTAGTAGCAGTAATAAGGCCTTATAAAAAATGACACTCAACAGTATTCATATGTTTTGTTATCGACAACAAACTCTAACAGCTAAAATATGCTTCTTGATGAAACATAAATGTTGAAGTAAgttctttaaaatgaaataaactataaatatacaaataatatattaataaacagACTATTCATAGGAACAGTGCTCACAGCAGATGATTTGAGTTGGCAGATGGCAAAGAACATAGTGGATCTTGTTGGTGATAATGACTTACTTTGGGGCATTCACATCAAATCTCTCTGGATCAAACTTCAACGCATCTTTGAAAAAGTTTTCCAGTCTTCCGGAGATATAAGAACTGAACTGTTAAAGATTAAAGTCACATTTACTCCAAAAGGCAATTGCCAAGTTATTTAAAGCTCTCAATCCCATAAAATGCCAGTGTGGCAATTATTAAGAATACAACAGAATGCTCACAACGGCAACACATCCTCCTGGGACTTTCAGTCCATTTATAAACATGTCATCAGATAGCCAGCGAGATGTTGCTGGAGCAGGGGGGTAGAGACGCAGAGTTTCCTTCAACACCTGCAAGGAGTCATTAACACCGTGAGCCTTCAACAGTCTTCTCGACTGATCATCAAGTGTTTACTAAAGTACTGTCATGTCAATAGACCGACCTGAGACAGATAACTGAGTTTTCCAAGGTCTTCATATAAAATTTCATGTTTAGTCCCGAGCACTTCATCCACTTCTGCTTTAGCTCTGggaaataaaagaaatgcaaCTGTTATAACACGGCAATAACAGACTGGTGGAATAACAGAACTACAAAGaattttacatgaaaaatgaatgtgtgttttaccGTTTATATATCTCAGGGTATCGCCCTAATTCCATGATTGCAAACGAGAGCTGATTGGCTGTTGTCTCTTGCCCTGCAGAGAAAGTCAAGCATTGGTTGTAACTGCTGCAATTTAtgtacacaaaacacacaacatggTAACTCACCCGCAATGAAGAAAGTGACGAAATTGTCCAGCATCAGCTCGTGATCTTCTGAATTGATTGCTTGTTCTTCCTCTTAAgcgaaaataaaaactgttagATGTCTATGTAATGTTGACTTTAAAGGCGTTTTAtgtcaaaaaagacaaaaaataccTGCTGTCTTGAGAATTTGAGTGAGAATATCTTTGGGGACGTCTTCACCATTTTCCACTGCTGTCTTCCTGTTTTGTATCCATTTCTCTCCTGTTGAACGCAAGAGTTCAGCTGCATCTTTAATTTGTTGTACCGTCTTCCAGTTCTTGGGGTTAAGCTGAAGTTTTACAAATGTAAAGACTGTAATAACTGTAATAATAGATGACGTACTGTATGTGTCTTGAGAATAAAAAATATCCAACCTTGAAAAAAGGGTCTCTGAGATAATATACCATGCCTTTTAAACACAGCTCTATAGCAGTCTGGAAGGGGGAGTCAGTATTCTTTAACAAGTTTAAATCAACACCAAAAGCCACCTGTGGataaaaacacactttaaaaATACTAAACCCAACAAGAACTGATACAGTAGAAAAACACTAAAATACAGAGGAAatgaactatttatttatttttaatggtcTGATTCAAATCAAACAGGAGTTAAATGAAAGGAGTGTGAAACCTTGGCAATGACGTCGAGTGTGACACAGTTGACCATATCGTGCATCACGACAGGTGTATTCGTGTCTGCCGTTTCCTCCAGTTTGTCCATGAGGCGTTCTGACATCTCATTAAACGTCCCCATAAGGCCTCGCAGGTATCTGATGAATAAAATATCATCAATTTTCAGCCTTTCAGTGTCTTTACTGTACATGTTGTGTATTTGACTCACGAGCTGCTAAAGGCTGGATCCATAATGCGCCGCTGCCTGTACCAGACGTCATGATCTATAGCCGTCACAAGTCCGTTTCCCAGGAACCTGAGAAGATTGGAATGATGTGCCTTGTTCCATTACTGGAAAACCAAATCCCTTAGTACATTCACATTCAAAATGTATCCACTTTAAACATTCTTGTTGCCTCAAAAGTTAAGTATCACATATGCTTGGCAAGTCATTTCAACATACTGTTTGATATTTTTTTCATGCTTTTACATTCAACTCGACCACTTCTGAAAAtagtaagttgaaatgactgtaagctgaaaatgtaaacaaacctgtataaatgtcgttgatatgtataacacaaaagaaggtactTTATAGAATGTgagaacagttctggggcactattgactactgtAGTAGGAAAAAATCTACTTTaatttgtttggttacaaacattatccaaatatttttttgtgtgttcagcagaacaaagaaatgtatacaggcttggaacaatgtgagggtgagtaaatgatgatagaatttttattttagggtgaactatcctttaagAAAAGCTCTGAAAGGAAATAAACTTTTAACATGTTTCTGAAATTTATTTAGCTTTAAAATGTGGCTGAAttgaatacaaacacacaacaaatttGGTTCTTCAAACACAAGAAAAGGAATTCCTTCATGCTAAAAATAGCCCACTCCTCTAATGATTGTGTAGGAACCGTGAATAGCACATCATCAAGCTACTGTATGCTTCACTTCACAATTTCACATTTCACAAACAGAGAACCCTCCAAATCCAATTGAACATTGTGTCAGCTATAATAGGGTCATCATTCGAAATATTACTGAAAAGAGTGAAGCATTGAAATGAGTAAAAAGCGATGACAGCAATTCATTACAGTTTGGATGAAGGTACAGTGAAATACTCACCTTTTTCCAAACAAGTTAAAGAGTTGCTTGTAGACAGTGGGATCTTTGGGGTACTTCGGTGACATCAATACTGTCTAATATAAGCAGAAAGAGATTTGATTAGATATTTGACTTGTTATGAGTGTAAATGAGGTTAAAATATTCACCTTTGTAGTCTCCGGGCAATAGATCACGACCACAGCTAAAT encodes the following:
- the LOC130566380 gene encoding cholesterol 24-hydroxylase-like is translated as MAFLQEITGWLSYIMFYVLCVALIGFVAYCLYVRHVHQKYDHIPGPPRDNFLLGHIPTFMRGTTSENVIHELLLKWAKKYGPVYRINSLHLAVVVIYCPETTKTVLMSPKYPKDPTVYKQLFNLFGKRFLGNGLVTAIDHDVWYRQRRIMDPAFSSSYLRGLMGTFNEMSERLMDKLEETADTNTPVVMHDMVNCVTLDVIAKVAFGVDLNLLKNTDSPFQTAIELCLKGMVYYLRDPFFKLNPKNWKTVQQIKDAAELLRSTGEKWIQNRKTAVENGEDVPKDILTQILKTAEEEQAINSEDHELMLDNFVTFFIAGQETTANQLSFAIMELGRYPEIYKRAKAEVDEVLGTKHEILYEDLGKLSYLSQVLKETLRLYPPAPATSRWLSDDMFINGLKVPGGCVAVFSSYISGRLENFFKDALKFDPERFDVNAPKPYYCYYPFALGPRSCLGQGFSQMEAKVVLAKLLQRFEFSLVPGQSFDIKDTGTLRPQSGVICTIKHST
- the ccdc85cb gene encoding coiled-coil domain-containing protein 85C-B isoform X2, whose translation is MMAKHCPNDDLSKISDDDLLRWSKEDLIKRLRRVDGEKMNLMLEHGNMMKDINRRLQVHLHEIRNLKEINQKLQDDNQEIRELCCFLDDDRQKGKKLSREWQRFGRYTASAVWKEVSVYQLKLKELEVNQESVLRENAELKEIILMLDEDRNGAGSRSSIDSQSSLSNLNGGSGNVRDVGDGSSTSSGGSAGSPDHHHNHMHKAVENKIGTIRRSMDDLSTPHLHRSIPNGVNDPSSNYIRQLENKVRILEDNNNKLLSQCTPGDLRALRKNMTLYHSESQLSSLPQRQEALLNGTGRLPTSESSPSTGFLSSVQKPEAVVHAMKVLEVHDNLDKKLPEENEEDLSEKEKAIVREMCNVVWRKLGDAAGSKPSIRQQLSGNQFKGPL
- the ccdc85cb gene encoding coiled-coil domain-containing protein 85C-B isoform X1, translated to MMAKHCPNDDLSKISDDDLLRWSKEDLIKRLRRVDGEKMNLMLEHGNMMKDINRRLQVHLHEIRNLKEINQKLQDDNQEIRELCCFLDDDRQKGKKLSREWQRFGRYTASAVWKEVSVYQLKLKELEVNQESVLRENAELKEIILMLDEDRNGAGSRSSIDSQSSLSNLNGGSGNVRDVGDGSSTSSGGSAGSPDHHHNHMHKAVENKIGTIRRSMDDLSTPHLHRSIPNGVNDPSSNYIRQLENKVRILEDNNNKLLSQPCGRYSLSQIPMKCTPGDLRALRKNMTLYHSESQLSSLPQRQEALLNGTGRLPTSESSPSTGFLSSVQKPEAVVHAMKVLEVHDNLDKKLPEENEEDLSEKEKAIVREMCNVVWRKLGDAAGSKPSIRQQLSGNQFKGPL